A window from Thiosulfatimonas sediminis encodes these proteins:
- the lon gene encoding endopeptidase La: MSDKQDLLEPHTDGMLPEKDSDSRIAETPDVISEQPSSEKKAPVIIEINASAQDTVHPELTDNLIEILSQAKEQRGETNESNQVFGELAHADQNLPQEIYLLPIKERPFFPGQQLPVILAREIWEDTFKAIKDGKCQYIGLVYVDNEEHHKTPTEDFSQIGTLIRVRNPKVREDYIQMVAEGICRLQIDFWVSKEAPYRALVRYPEDIITCSDDVLKAHGMAIMNAFRDLLPLNPLYSEELKYFLNRYSFTEPSRLADFAASLTTAENEKLQLVLDTLDLERRLEMVLALLKHEVEVTRIQLNIRERVEESLSDHQRDFFLRQQLKEIQRELGILKDDQTLDRDRFEERIEKLALSDEALNKAEEELSKLSILDPQSPEYNVARNWLDWLTQLPWGQYSEDNLDLKRARKVLDKKHDGLDDVKQRILEFLAVGALKGEVSGSIICLVGPPGVGKTSIGKSIAEALNRKFYRFSVGGMRDEAEIKGHRRTYIGAMPGKFMQALKDCETANPVIMLDEVDKIGSSYHGDPASALLEVLDPEQNSEFMDHFMDLRFDLSKTLFVCTANTLDSIPGPLLDRMEVIRLSGYITEEKIDIAKHHLWPSLLAESGISKEQVQITVPAIRHVIEGYARESGVRNLKKQLGKLVRKLALKLVTGEIETAKIHVNELQEMLGQPRFHPEKLNQQTGTVTGLAWTSMGGATLTIEASRVHTHNRGFKLSGQLGEVMQESAGIAYSFISSNLDKYKADPEFFDKAFVHLHVPDGATPKDGPSAGITMATALLSLARNEPAKGPLAMTGELSLTGQVLPVGGIREKVIAARRLGIKELILPEDNRKDFQELPDYLQDGMTVHFAKQFDEVARLTFNIRTKSPALKVYLANREEDVGTQH, encoded by the coding sequence ATGAGTGATAAGCAAGATTTGTTAGAGCCGCACACCGACGGGATGCTGCCGGAAAAAGATTCAGACAGCCGCATCGCTGAAACGCCAGATGTGATTTCAGAGCAGCCATCAAGCGAGAAAAAAGCCCCGGTAATCATCGAAATTAACGCAAGCGCGCAGGATACCGTCCATCCTGAATTAACCGATAATCTCATCGAAATATTAAGCCAAGCAAAAGAACAACGCGGCGAAACGAACGAGAGTAATCAGGTATTTGGTGAACTGGCGCACGCCGACCAAAACTTGCCACAAGAAATTTATCTTCTGCCCATTAAAGAACGGCCTTTTTTCCCAGGACAACAGTTGCCGGTCATCTTAGCGCGTGAAATATGGGAAGACACCTTTAAGGCAATCAAAGATGGCAAATGCCAATACATTGGCTTAGTGTATGTTGATAATGAAGAACATCATAAAACCCCAACGGAAGATTTTAGCCAAATAGGCACTTTAATCCGCGTCCGCAACCCAAAGGTACGTGAAGATTACATTCAAATGGTTGCCGAAGGGATTTGCCGTTTACAAATCGATTTTTGGGTCTCCAAAGAAGCCCCTTACCGCGCTTTAGTTCGCTATCCAGAAGATATCATTACCTGCAGTGACGATGTTCTAAAAGCACACGGCATGGCGATCATGAATGCTTTCCGCGATCTTTTGCCGCTCAATCCGCTGTATTCTGAAGAGTTAAAGTATTTTCTGAATCGTTACAGTTTTACTGAGCCATCGCGATTGGCTGATTTTGCGGCCAGCTTAACCACGGCTGAAAATGAAAAACTACAGCTCGTTTTGGATACGCTCGACTTAGAGCGCCGCTTAGAAATGGTTTTGGCGCTACTTAAACACGAAGTCGAAGTCACTCGTATCCAGCTCAATATCCGTGAGCGCGTTGAAGAGTCACTCAGCGATCATCAGCGCGACTTCTTCCTGCGCCAGCAACTTAAAGAAATTCAGCGCGAACTCGGCATCCTTAAGGACGACCAAACCTTAGATCGTGATCGATTTGAAGAACGCATCGAAAAACTCGCGCTGAGCGATGAAGCGCTCAATAAAGCAGAAGAAGAGCTCAGTAAACTCTCCATTCTTGACCCGCAATCACCCGAATATAACGTGGCGCGTAACTGGTTAGACTGGCTAACCCAACTTCCATGGGGGCAGTACAGCGAAGATAATCTGGATTTGAAACGCGCCCGCAAAGTGCTGGATAAAAAACATGACGGTCTGGATGATGTAAAACAGCGCATTCTCGAGTTTCTCGCTGTCGGTGCCTTAAAAGGTGAAGTCTCTGGCTCGATTATCTGCTTGGTCGGCCCACCAGGAGTTGGTAAAACCTCGATTGGAAAATCGATTGCCGAAGCCTTAAATCGCAAGTTTTATCGTTTTTCAGTGGGTGGCATGCGGGATGAGGCGGAAATCAAAGGCCATCGCCGCACCTATATTGGCGCTATGCCTGGAAAGTTCATGCAAGCGCTCAAAGATTGCGAAACAGCCAATCCGGTGATTATGCTTGATGAGGTCGATAAAATCGGTTCGTCATATCACGGCGACCCTGCCTCAGCGCTGTTAGAGGTGCTGGACCCCGAACAAAACAGCGAGTTTATGGATCATTTTATGGATTTGCGTTTTGATTTATCCAAAACGCTGTTTGTCTGTACTGCCAATACACTCGATAGCATTCCAGGGCCTCTTTTAGACCGCATGGAAGTGATTCGTCTGTCGGGCTATATCACTGAAGAAAAAATCGACATCGCCAAACATCATCTTTGGCCAAGCCTATTGGCAGAGTCGGGAATTAGCAAAGAGCAAGTGCAAATTACCGTGCCGGCCATTCGACATGTCATTGAGGGCTATGCCCGTGAGTCTGGCGTGCGTAATCTGAAAAAGCAGCTTGGTAAATTGGTCCGCAAACTGGCGCTGAAGCTGGTCACGGGCGAAATCGAAACCGCTAAAATCCATGTCAATGAACTGCAAGAAATGCTTGGCCAGCCGCGTTTCCATCCGGAAAAGCTCAATCAGCAAACCGGCACTGTGACCGGCTTGGCCTGGACGTCGATGGGAGGCGCAACACTGACCATCGAAGCCAGTCGCGTCCATACGCATAATCGCGGTTTCAAACTCTCTGGCCAATTGGGCGAAGTCATGCAGGAATCGGCTGGCATCGCTTACAGTTTTATCAGCTCGAATCTGGATAAATACAAAGCCGATCCTGAGTTTTTTGATAAAGCCTTTGTGCATCTGCACGTACCTGACGGTGCCACGCCGAAAGATGGCCCTAGTGCAGGCATTACCATGGCCACAGCGCTCTTGTCTCTGGCGCGGAATGAACCGGCAAAAGGCCCTTTGGCTATGACCGGCGAATTAAGCCTCACCGGACAAGTCTTACCTGTCGGGGGGATTCGCGAAAAAGTCATCGCTGCAAGGCGTTTAGGCATTAAAGAGTTGATTTTGCCAGAAGACAATCGCAAAGATTTTCAAGAACTGCCGGATTATCTACAAGATGGAATGACGGTGCACTTTGCTAAGCAGTTTGATGAGGTGGCGCGGTTAACATTCAATATCCGCACTAAATCGCCCGCTTTAAAAGTGTATTTAGCCAACCGCGAAGAAGATGTTGGTACACAACATTAA
- a CDS encoding HDOD domain-containing protein gives MQEQLRAALEAIKGVKIPEFPQEIIELDNEINSKFANVHKIVAILEQNITLSGEVMRLVNSPMVKLKQPAENIREAVTGMGLEQLRNLVVAAAFKRIFNSGSLQRDILEHSVDVAFCMSYLTEYVHGVPRDQAYMMGLFHNAGSLMLAAKSPEVYEKLFSISMVHPVRLLIKERELMGADHCMVGVLVAKKWQLPMPIINGIMLHHSANLQKISNEQVRLMVAMLQLSNAIVAEISIGAYRGEEMKLVEQQAVAELMLDSGVVRELRANLITCNHKS, from the coding sequence ATGCAAGAACAGTTGCGTGCTGCATTGGAAGCGATTAAAGGGGTGAAAATCCCAGAATTCCCTCAAGAAATCATTGAACTTGATAATGAGATCAATAGTAAATTTGCCAATGTACATAAAATTGTGGCGATTCTTGAGCAGAATATCACTCTCTCTGGTGAAGTGATGCGATTAGTAAATTCACCGATGGTCAAGCTTAAGCAACCGGCGGAAAATATTCGTGAAGCCGTTACCGGAATGGGCTTGGAACAATTACGTAATTTGGTTGTGGCGGCGGCTTTTAAACGCATATTTAATTCCGGTAGTTTACAAAGAGACATTCTCGAACACAGTGTTGATGTCGCTTTTTGCATGTCCTATCTGACCGAATATGTGCACGGCGTGCCGCGTGATCAAGCCTATATGATGGGACTTTTTCACAATGCCGGCAGTTTGATGTTGGCGGCGAAGAGTCCGGAAGTCTACGAAAAACTGTTTAGCATCAGTATGGTGCACCCGGTTCGACTGCTAATAAAGGAACGCGAGTTAATGGGAGCAGATCACTGTATGGTTGGCGTTTTAGTTGCTAAAAAATGGCAACTGCCGATGCCGATTATCAATGGCATTATGCTGCACCACAGCGCCAATTTGCAAAAGATCAGCAACGAACAAGTACGACTGATGGTCGCGATGTTGCAACTGTCGAATGCGATTGTTGCCGAGATTTCGATCGGCGCTTATCGCGGTGAAGAGATGAAGCTTGTGGAGCAGCAAGCGGTTGCTGAATTAATGCTTGATTCAGGCGTCGTTAGAGAATTGCGCGCCAATCTGATTACTTGTAATCATAAAAGTTAA
- a CDS encoding arylesterase, with product MMKIKTQFSMINNAFFSATLLCLVLLNPSAVTAQQQAAEVGQISKISPPASVLVFGDSLSAAYGIDKTQGWVALLALRLQQLNSEISVHNASLSGETTSGGLQRLPKTLAEIQPRLMILELGANDALRGQNLLQTKANLEQMIQACRQQANGCQVLLLGIRLPSNYGPAYERLLSKVYRGLAQKYELSFDPFFLEEVALEPNMMQADGLHPTAAAQNLIVERLWPLISAYF from the coding sequence ATGATGAAGATTAAGACACAATTCAGCATGATCAATAACGCCTTTTTCAGTGCAACGCTACTTTGTCTGGTTTTGCTTAATCCTAGTGCAGTCACTGCGCAACAGCAAGCGGCAGAGGTTGGGCAAATCAGTAAGATTTCTCCACCGGCGTCCGTGTTGGTTTTTGGCGATAGTTTAAGCGCTGCCTATGGCATTGATAAAACTCAAGGTTGGGTTGCTTTATTAGCGTTGAGATTGCAGCAATTAAATTCGGAAATCAGCGTGCATAATGCGAGTCTTAGCGGAGAAACAACCTCGGGCGGTTTACAGCGCTTGCCAAAAACCCTTGCTGAAATACAGCCCCGCTTGATGATTTTAGAACTCGGCGCAAACGATGCATTGCGCGGGCAAAACTTGCTACAAACCAAGGCCAATTTAGAACAGATGATTCAAGCTTGTCGCCAACAAGCCAACGGCTGTCAAGTGCTGTTGCTCGGCATTCGTTTGCCGTCGAATTACGGTCCAGCTTATGAGCGGCTATTGAGTAAAGTTTATCGGGGTTTAGCGCAAAAATATGAACTCAGCTTTGATCCGTTTTTCTTAGAAGAGGTTGCTCTGGAGCCGAACATGATGCAAGCCGATGGATTGCATCCAACAGCGGCGGCGCAAAATCTGATTGTTGAACGTCTATGGCCTCTGATTTCTGCTTATTTCTAG
- a CDS encoding ABC transporter ATP-binding protein, whose amino-acid sequence MKTAHTEIIHPVLELENISYRVRTDEQTLDILTDCNLSLAAQQTVAIVGRSGSGKSTLLSIMAGLEKPSDGEVSLLGHSLRQLNEDQCAQIRAQQVGFVFQNFQLLSSMTALENILMPLELFQVDSAREKAFDALDKVGLSKRAHHLPAQLSGGEQQRVAIARAFVSTPTILFADEPTGNLDEHTAAQIQQLLFELNQTHQTTLVLVTHDMNYARQCQQVLQLQHGQLTPWPHS is encoded by the coding sequence ATGAAAACAGCCCATACCGAAATCATCCATCCTGTATTAGAACTAGAGAATATCAGTTATCGAGTCCGCACTGATGAACAAACACTGGATATCTTAACCGACTGCAACCTTTCGCTGGCAGCACAACAGACCGTGGCCATTGTTGGACGTTCCGGTTCCGGGAAATCAACCTTACTGTCAATTATGGCCGGCCTTGAAAAACCATCTGATGGCGAAGTATCTTTACTTGGCCACAGTTTACGTCAGTTAAACGAAGATCAATGCGCACAGATTCGCGCTCAACAGGTCGGTTTTGTGTTTCAGAATTTTCAACTGCTTTCCAGCATGACTGCATTGGAAAATATTTTAATGCCATTGGAACTGTTCCAAGTCGACAGTGCTCGCGAAAAAGCGTTCGATGCATTGGATAAAGTTGGACTGAGCAAACGCGCGCATCATCTTCCAGCCCAACTTTCTGGTGGAGAGCAACAACGTGTGGCGATTGCCCGCGCTTTTGTCAGCACGCCAACTATTTTATTTGCCGATGAACCCACCGGCAATTTAGATGAACACACCGCAGCGCAAATTCAGCAACTGCTTTTCGAACTCAATCAAACCCACCAAACAACCTTAGTTCTGGTCACCCATGATATGAATTATGCCCGCCAGTGCCAGCAAGTTCTGCAACTGCAACACGGGCAACTCACACCGTGGCCACACTCTTAA
- a CDS encoding ABC transporter permease, translated as MTAHHFNESVTAWRWFYRSFKRGDWLWLFVAIAIASMSLTAISHLGASIKQSMLQKAADSLGADIVLRSSRPLDEIWQTQAQALNLRSQKSLSFVTMAMVEQPQEAFQLVNLTALENSQPLRGERTLNPQLPFHPLSTGTIWIEPKLIQMLSLQSDSKVLLGQKHFSLAGAVEPNALLNPMTQFAPQVIMSLSDLPATELIGPGSRITYQLALAGSTADIQQFSAQFKQQNPPFVDLISAQAPNEDLQKTLDRAWLFLDLAALSAVFVAGLSILIASRFYLNRWRSTLALLRAFGASDKTLRRLFSWQFFWIGLSSSLLGVLLGIGLILLATPWLQTLFTPFVHVSYLNAALLGLISGMLVLWSFAWQAYQSAMQTSPLQVFKQTTNRQQLRHWLISFGLMLGLMSLIVQIDFLIWILAIGMTLSLTFYLCANALLWGLKKIHGGTRGWLRLAITALLKQPELLKIQLVAIGLVLFVLILMTFVRQDLINNWQNSLPTQTPNTFLVNVQPYQVNDVQEIFAKHELTPDFVAVARGRLIAKNNQTLKAENLTTERAQRLLQREANIAVNEQMPQYNQVIAQLPSNQYNGLGVSVEQGIAGAFNIQLGDTLTFDFAGREQHYQVRTIRSLNWQSFRLNFFFIVDPNPAQPLEISYLSSLYIDNQATRNALTQQLAQQASGALLVDVQQLIEQIREIMEQAASGVSALFFFTFAASIAVLFSATLASQQARIQTWLLLRTLGASNKQIMLIGLSEFMLLGLLAALLAASFAQTISVIISVQLFDSTPALSTQLWLITFIGSSSILLLVGYLSQRPYLRMSANQLKRYLSTMG; from the coding sequence ATGACAGCGCATCATTTCAACGAATCCGTCACCGCTTGGCGTTGGTTTTATCGCAGTTTTAAACGCGGCGATTGGCTTTGGCTATTTGTCGCGATTGCCATCGCCAGCATGAGTTTAACCGCGATTAGTCATCTGGGCGCAAGCATCAAACAAAGCATGTTGCAAAAAGCCGCGGATAGCTTGGGGGCCGACATCGTATTACGCTCTTCACGACCACTGGATGAGATTTGGCAAACACAAGCGCAAGCACTCAACTTACGCAGCCAAAAAAGCCTCAGCTTTGTCACCATGGCGATGGTCGAACAACCACAAGAAGCTTTTCAACTGGTGAACTTAACTGCGCTAGAAAACAGTCAACCGCTTAGAGGCGAAAGAACTTTAAATCCGCAACTTCCCTTTCATCCGCTTAGCACTGGAACCATCTGGATTGAACCTAAATTAATTCAAATGCTTTCTCTGCAAAGTGATAGCAAGGTGCTTCTGGGCCAAAAACACTTCTCTCTTGCAGGTGCCGTTGAACCAAATGCATTGCTCAATCCGATGACCCAGTTTGCGCCGCAGGTTATTATGTCGCTGAGCGATTTACCTGCAACCGAACTCATCGGCCCAGGGAGTCGCATAACCTATCAACTCGCGCTGGCAGGTAGCACCGCCGACATTCAACAATTCAGCGCGCAATTCAAACAGCAAAATCCTCCGTTTGTCGACTTAATTTCAGCACAGGCTCCTAACGAAGACCTCCAAAAAACCTTGGACCGCGCATGGCTGTTTTTAGATTTAGCGGCACTATCGGCGGTATTTGTCGCCGGCTTGAGCATTCTCATTGCCAGCCGTTTTTATCTGAATCGCTGGCGTAGCACCCTTGCCTTATTGCGCGCTTTCGGAGCCAGCGACAAGACGCTGCGCCGTTTATTTTCATGGCAGTTTTTCTGGATTGGCTTGAGCAGTAGCTTACTCGGCGTACTGCTTGGCATCGGACTTATCCTGTTAGCAACGCCATGGCTGCAAACGCTGTTTACGCCCTTTGTCCACGTCAGCTATCTCAATGCCGCCCTATTAGGGTTAATCAGCGGTATGTTAGTGTTATGGAGTTTTGCTTGGCAGGCTTACCAAAGCGCGATGCAGACCTCGCCTTTGCAGGTCTTCAAACAAACCACCAATCGCCAGCAGCTCCGCCACTGGCTAATCTCTTTTGGATTGATGCTGGGGTTAATGAGCCTCATCGTACAAATCGATTTTCTCATTTGGATACTGGCGATTGGTATGACCTTGAGTCTGACGTTTTATCTCTGTGCCAACGCACTCTTGTGGGGACTGAAAAAAATTCATGGCGGCACTCGCGGCTGGCTTCGATTGGCAATTACAGCACTGCTCAAACAGCCGGAATTGCTAAAAATTCAATTAGTTGCCATCGGACTGGTGTTATTTGTACTGATTTTAATGACGTTTGTACGCCAAGATCTAATCAACAACTGGCAAAACAGTTTGCCAACTCAAACTCCGAATACATTTTTAGTGAATGTCCAGCCCTATCAAGTCAATGATGTGCAAGAAATATTCGCCAAACACGAGCTAACCCCGGATTTTGTTGCCGTAGCGCGTGGCCGCTTGATTGCTAAAAATAATCAGACTTTAAAAGCTGAAAACCTCACCACCGAGCGGGCACAACGCTTGTTACAGCGCGAAGCGAATATCGCGGTCAACGAACAAATGCCGCAATATAATCAAGTCATCGCGCAACTGCCCAGCAACCAATACAATGGACTCGGGGTCAGCGTCGAACAAGGCATTGCAGGGGCGTTTAATATCCAACTTGGGGATACACTCACCTTTGATTTTGCTGGCCGAGAACAGCATTATCAGGTACGCACTATCCGCAGCCTCAATTGGCAAAGTTTCCGTTTGAACTTCTTTTTTATTGTGGATCCAAATCCTGCGCAACCACTGGAAATCAGTTATCTCAGTAGTCTGTATATTGATAACCAAGCCACTCGCAATGCACTCACCCAACAATTAGCACAACAGGCTTCTGGCGCGCTTTTAGTCGATGTTCAACAGCTTATTGAACAAATTCGAGAGATTATGGAGCAAGCGGCTTCTGGCGTCAGTGCACTGTTCTTTTTCACGTTTGCGGCCAGTATTGCGGTCTTATTTAGCGCAACCTTAGCCAGCCAACAGGCGCGCATACAGACATGGCTGCTACTGCGAACACTCGGAGCCAGTAATAAACAAATTATGCTAATCGGGCTAAGTGAATTTATGCTACTTGGATTGTTAGCAGCGTTACTCGCCGCCAGTTTTGCACAAACCATCAGTGTAATCATTAGTGTTCAACTTTTCGATAGCACACCCGCTTTGTCAACCCAGCTCTGGCTAATTACATTTATCGGTAGCAGTAGCATTCTGTTATTGGTGGGTTATCTATCGCAGCGCCCTTATTTACGCATGAGCGCCAACCAACTTAAACGCTATCTTTCAACAATGGGGTAA
- a CDS encoding metallophosphoesterase family protein, translating to MTKLSDQINLDTWIVSDTHFGHEAILTYEPTRAAAMQADGFSNQNEWMIHQWNRLVDKTDLVLHLGDFAFKGKSVIEQLNGCIVLLIGNHDVKNVPWYRAYQKQFPERFQLIEEAGKLSEPIGVSGLIKTFANQKVFFSHYPLVSEDPFTRGKAKATRDAMAQLFIAEQCAFNIHGHVHSNDGFTDKTRERNVSWEKTDFQPIQLKELLNL from the coding sequence ATGACAAAACTCAGCGACCAAATCAACCTAGACACTTGGATTGTGTCAGATACGCACTTTGGACATGAGGCCATCTTAACGTATGAACCTACTCGAGCAGCTGCGATGCAAGCGGATGGCTTTTCCAACCAAAATGAATGGATGATTCATCAATGGAATCGCCTAGTGGACAAAACAGATTTAGTCTTGCATCTAGGGGATTTTGCCTTCAAAGGTAAGAGTGTCATAGAACAGCTCAATGGTTGCATTGTGTTATTAATCGGCAACCATGATGTGAAAAACGTGCCTTGGTATCGTGCATATCAAAAACAATTTCCTGAAAGGTTTCAACTGATTGAAGAAGCAGGGAAATTATCCGAGCCAATCGGTGTCAGTGGACTGATTAAAACGTTCGCTAATCAAAAAGTATTTTTTAGTCATTACCCGCTGGTTAGCGAAGATCCATTTACTCGAGGTAAAGCCAAAGCGACCCGTGATGCCATGGCTCAATTATTTATTGCAGAGCAATGTGCTTTCAATATCCACGGTCACGTACATTCCAATGACGGTTTTACCGATAAAACTCGTGAACGAAATGTGTCATGGGAAAAAACGGACTTTCAACCCATTCAACTTAAAGAACTGCTCAATCTTTGA
- a CDS encoding MerR family transcriptional regulator has product MVATKTKSFDLDSIPAKKYLTIGEVSRFTGIKDHVLRYWEQHFVQLTPSKRSGRRYYQRDDVLLIIEISHLLNDEGLTIAGAQNRLAKQPKNGLSAEAPAQQSQQTDGALAPLVLAVKCDIAQLQQARQIAEVLQQQIHAFQKHLEENY; this is encoded by the coding sequence ATGGTAGCAACTAAGACAAAATCTTTCGATTTAGACTCGATTCCCGCTAAAAAGTACCTCACCATTGGTGAGGTATCGCGCTTTACTGGTATTAAAGATCATGTATTGCGTTATTGGGAACAGCATTTTGTTCAGTTAACGCCATCTAAACGTAGCGGACGTCGTTATTATCAACGTGATGACGTCCTGCTGATTATTGAAATCAGTCATTTGTTAAATGACGAAGGTTTGACGATTGCCGGCGCACAGAATCGTTTAGCAAAACAGCCAAAAAATGGGCTTTCTGCTGAGGCACCTGCTCAGCAGTCGCAACAAACGGATGGCGCACTTGCTCCTCTGGTTTTAGCCGTAAAGTGCGATATCGCTCAGTTACAGCAAGCGCGGCAAATTGCGGAAGTGCTTCAACAACAGATCCATGCCTTTCAAAAGCATCTCGAAGAAAATTATTAA
- a CDS encoding integration host factor subunit alpha, translating into MSEEWADSNTLTKAQIAQQLSDTFGFNKRESKDLVEQFYEEISDVLVSGEQIKLSGFGNFELRDKASRPGRNPRTGEDVPISARRVVTFKPGQKLRAQIDSFDGSN; encoded by the coding sequence ATGTCTGAAGAATGGGCAGATAGTAATACTTTAACCAAAGCGCAAATTGCGCAACAACTGTCCGATACATTCGGTTTTAATAAACGTGAATCAAAAGACTTGGTTGAACAGTTCTACGAAGAAATCAGCGATGTGTTGGTGTCCGGAGAGCAGATAAAATTATCTGGATTTGGAAATTTTGAACTGCGTGATAAAGCATCGCGTCCAGGAAGAAATCCAAGAACCGGTGAAGATGTTCCTATTTCGGCAAGAAGAGTGGTAACATTTAAACCTGGTCAAAAATTACGCGCGCAAATAGACAGTTTTGATGGTAGCAACTAA